The following nucleotide sequence is from Candidatus Zymogenaceae bacterium.
TCATCGGCGCCGGCATGGGCGGACTCTCCGCCGGGGCGCACCTGGCCGCCAGCGGGCTGAAGGTGCTGGTGCTTGAACAGCACCACAAGGTGGGCGGCTGTACCACGAACTTCACCCGGGGAGACTTTACCTTCGAGAC
It contains:
- a CDS encoding FAD-dependent oxidoreductase — encoded protein: MFLATFGCGGPKPPTHEADYDVIIIGAGMGGLSAGAHLAASGLKVLVLEQHHKVGGCTTNFTRGDFTFET